The Iamia sp. SCSIO 61187 genomic sequence GATCATCGCCGCCACCGGCGGCATCCTGCTGATCTACCTGGCCACCTTCGTCATGAGGCTGTTCGGTGGCGACATGCCGTTCATCCACGGCACCGGGCCCGTCGGCATCGGCTTCAGCCTGGTGGTCGTGGTCATCGCCGCCCTCAACCTCACGCTCGACTTCGACTTCATCGACCGGGCCGAGCGGGCCGGCGCCCCCCGCCAGCTCGAGTGGTTCGCCGCCCTGGGGCTCGTCGTCACCCTGGTCTGGCTCTACCTGGAGCTGCTGCGGCTGCTGGCCAAGCTCCGGAGCCGGTAGCCCCGAACCCCCGGTCGTGCCCTGGCGACCGGACGACATCGGCGACCTGACGGGACGGGTCGCCGTCGTCACCGGCGCCACCAGCGGGCTGGGCACCGTCACCGCCCGCGAGCTGGCCCGCCACGGCGCCCACGTGATCGCCACTGCGCGCGACGAGCGGCGCGGGGAGCGGGCCCTCGAGCGGCTGCGTGCCGACGTCCCCGCCGGCTCGATCGAGCTGCGGGCGCTGGACCTGGCGTCGCTGGCGAGCGTGGCCACCTTCGCCGCTGACGTGGGCCGCGACCACCGCCGCCTCGACGTCGTCGTCAACAACGCCGGGGTCATGGCCCCGCCCCGCGGCCGCACCGAGGACGGCTTCGAGCTCCAGATCGGCACCAACCACCTCGGCCCGTTCGCCCTGACCGGGCGCCTCCTCCCCCTGCTCCACGTCGCCCCCGCCGCCCGGGTCGTCACCGTGGCCAGCCTGGCCCACACGTGGGGGACGATCGACCTCGCCGACCTGACCTACGAGCGGCGCCGGTACCTGCGCTGGCCGGCCTACGGCGCCAGCAAGCTGGCCAACCTCCTCTTCGCCTTCGAGCTCGACCGGCGTCTCCGCGCCACCGCCTCCCCGGTGGTGTCGCTGGCCGCCCACCCCGGGCTGGCCCGCACCCGGCTGGGCCGGTCCGGCGGCGGGCCGCTGGCCTGGCTCCAGTCGATCGGCGTCGTCCTGGCCCGGCCCACCCACCAGAGCGCCCGCCGGGGCGCCGAGCCCCAGCTGCGGGCGGCCACCGATCCCGACGTGCCGGGCGGGGCCTACCTGGGTCCCGGCGGCCCGGGCGAGGCCCGGGGCCCGGCCGTGATCGTGGGCTGCTCGCCCGCCGCCCGCGACCCGTCGTGCGCCCAGGCCCTGTGGGACCTCAGCGTGGCCCTGACCGGCGTCGACCCCGGCCTCGACCCGGCTTTCGCTCCGACCGCAGGGCGTCGGTAGGTTCGATCCCCGCACGCACCCCAACGAGGAGAGAGCCATGGCCGATCTCGGCTACGACGGCAAGGTCGCGATCATCACCGGCGCCGGAGGCGGCCTGGGCCGCTCCCACGCCCTCGAGCTGGCGAAGCGGGGCGCCCTCGTCGTCGTCAACGACCTGGGCGGGTCCGTCGACGGTCAGGGCGGGTCGCACACCGCCGCCCAGCAGGTCGTCGACGAGATCAAGGCCGCCGGCGGCGAGGCCGTGGCGAGCTACGACAGCGTGGCCACCCCGGAGGGCGGCCAGGCCATCGTCCAGACCGCCCTCGACGCCTACGAGCGCGTCGACATCGTGATCAACAACGCCGGCATCCTGCGTGACGCGGCGTTCAAGAACATGGACGCCGAGAAGCTCGAGCCGGTCCTCGACGTCCACGTCAAGGGTGCGTTCTACGTCACCCAGGCCGCCTGGGCCTCGATGCGCGAGAACAACTACGGCCGCATCGTGAACACCTCGTCGGCCGCCGGCCTCTTCGGCAACTTCGGCCAGACCAACTACGGCGCGGCCAAGGCCGGCCTGGTCGGGTTCACCCGTGTGCTCGCCGTCGAGGGCGCCAAGAACAACATCAAGGCCAACGCCATCGCCCCCGTCGCCAAGTCGCGCATGACCGAGGACCTCCTCGGCCCGCTGGTCGACAAGCTCGGCCCCGAGTTCATCACCCCCGTCGT encodes the following:
- a CDS encoding oxidoreductase, whose amino-acid sequence is MPWRPDDIGDLTGRVAVVTGATSGLGTVTARELARHGAHVIATARDERRGERALERLRADVPAGSIELRALDLASLASVATFAADVGRDHRRLDVVVNNAGVMAPPRGRTEDGFELQIGTNHLGPFALTGRLLPLLHVAPAARVVTVASLAHTWGTIDLADLTYERRRYLRWPAYGASKLANLLFAFELDRRLRATASPVVSLAAHPGLARTRLGRSGGGPLAWLQSIGVVLARPTHQSARRGAEPQLRAATDPDVPGGAYLGPGGPGEARGPAVIVGCSPAARDPSCAQALWDLSVALTGVDPGLDPAFAPTAGRR
- a CDS encoding SDR family oxidoreductase; its protein translation is MADLGYDGKVAIITGAGGGLGRSHALELAKRGALVVVNDLGGSVDGQGGSHTAAQQVVDEIKAAGGEAVASYDSVATPEGGQAIVQTALDAYERVDIVINNAGILRDAAFKNMDAEKLEPVLDVHVKGAFYVTQAAWASMRENNYGRIVNTSSAAGLFGNFGQTNYGAAKAGLVGFTRVLAVEGAKNNIKANAIAPVAKSRMTEDLLGPLVDKLGPEFITPVVAWLAHEDCPVTGEVYSCGGGHVARVFTGVTPGWTDTESLTVEDIRDHFDEIRDEDGYIVPANLTEELQQTLKALQG